The genomic window GGCTTGTCCTTTAGCATGCTACTAATATAGTGTGTTGGGTGACGAGTCTCTTTTGTTTCGAGGAACAAAAATTTTGGTCACAGCGACGCCTCGAGTTTTGTCGAAGAGTAGGTTAGAAGTGCAGCAGTTGGATTGTAGTGCTTCCTCTTTTAAATTATAAATGGGGGGGCGAACTCCACTGTCTTTAGGCAGTACATTCCTTTAACATTCCAATTTGGTATCTACACTTGAGTATGAGGTGATAGTATGGACCGGTAAAGAAAGTAGTCATGCAGTTAACCTAAGACTTTTAAATAGACTTCAGTCTAGACTGTAACTTTAGTCGCCGACATTCATGTCTGCTTAACAGTTGATCGATTAAGAAAAACGACTTGGGCAGACTGACATGCTTTTAACAAGGCTGTTTTCGCACCAGTCTATAAACGGTGATATGCTTTGTTTTAGGCATCATTTCGTCTATTTTTGATGGAAATCAACAGTGAAATGGGCGATTTAATCAAAAATCAGATGAAATAGTCACAATTTATACGAAAAGAGCTTTTAACAATAACAAATATTAAAATGGATGATAAATAATTAGAAGAAAAGGTTAAAACTTGCTCTCACTGTGGCAATAAACAGCCATGAAGCAAGTAGCAAGGCATAGTGTCGACAGCTACCCTCAATGTCAAATTGTTTACCAGTAACACACTATCAGTTACCCTCGGTGCCACAGGCAAATGTACTAGTCTGTTTCATTGCGGATATTGAGCTTCTAGAACAACAAATTATTGAGTTCTTTTTTCAGTAGTGGATCCTTTTGTACTCTCAATTCGTAAATCCCATTTCTAAGTACTTCAGTTACAGCAGCCTTCATTTCTGCAATTCCATCCACTATCCCCAGCCTATCCACATTCGACAAATTCCGAGTCGTCGCTGTGACCAAGAATAAAAATCATGCAAAAATTACAATATATGAAGGAAGCACGAGTACCGTCCCTGTGCATCCCAAGACAAAAGAAATTCATATTTCTTTCTTTTTTTGTAGCACGAAAAATGTTATACTGTATTTATATTTTTTGTGCTATAAAAAAGGAGTGAAAAAATGAACCAAATAACCTTTTCATCATACGAAGAATTAGAGAATATGTTGAAGGAAAAATTTCATAAGAAAGCAAAGTTTATCGGCTTAAGTGATGAAGATATTCAACTATCTAAAATCTATAAAAAGAAAGCGAAAGATCTTTGGGACAAGCATAATTGTCAACAAATTATCGAACAAAATGGCACTATTACACTAGAGGTATGGATGGATGAAGAAGGAAATAGGAGAACGAAAAGAGGAAGACCTAGAAAAGAAAAGTCAGAAAAACTTAATTATCCATTACATGTTCGATTGGATGAAGAGTCTTTTAGGAAACTTAACAATTACGCAAAGGAACACGATGTAAACTGTTCTGTGGCAATTAGGATGATATTGAAAGAAATTTAAATAGTGAAATGAAGGACATTAATGAATAAAATTAATGCTCGTTTAAAAAAGGTTGTTGCTTTTTGTACCTACTCTTGAAGTCTGAAAGAAGCATGCTCATATGCTCTTTTCGAGTTCGAGCTTAAAAGAGGTACGGATAAACAATCGAAAACAACAAAGTATGCGAAAAGAGCCAAAATCAAAGGTGTTTTTTTAGGAGGATTGAAAATGAAAAAGAATCGTTTTAAGTTTTGTTTTGATTTATCGATTGCAATTACATTTATATTATTATATGCTCCAGCCGTTACCAGTGTAGCATTTCATGAAATAGCTAGTATTTTATTGGGAGTAGCACTAATTATTCATTTAGTGTTAAACAAAGATTGGATCATTGGGATGAGCAAAAGAATAGTCTCAAAAAAAATAAAAGGAAAAGTCTTACTGTCTTATTTATTAAACATAACCCTTTTACTAGATATGTTGATTATAATGATCAGTGGGTTACTCATATCCGAGGTTATCTTTCCTAATTTAAGATATTTTACAGGTATAAATTGGCTTGCTCTTCATATTATTTCGGCTATCCTCGGACTACTAATAGTCGGAATCCACTTAGGGTTACATTGGAACTGGATCAAACAAATTGGAAACCAGTACACTAGATTCAAGAAACTATTATTCTTTCGTAAACCTTCTGGGAAAATACTGTTACGTTTATTATTAATTATTGGGACAATTTTCTTGTTGGTACAAGTATTTAAACTGACGTATGTAACGACGGAGTTTTTTAGTGACCCGGTTTTAGAAGTTGATAAAAGCGGCGGGACTGAAGGTCATGAAAATCATTTTTCAGTTATCCTTGTAGGAATCCTCCCTGTTTTCACCATCTATGCTTGTCTTTTGGGTTCAATTGCTTTTTATACCAATTTATTCGAAAAGAGGACCATGAATAAGAAACGTAAAAGAACTTCCTAGGGGACAGGTTCTGCGTCCCACCATTTCAATTTAGTCTATAAACGGTGATATAGCTTTGTTTCGGGCATCATTTCGTCTATTTTTAATGGAATCAACAGTGAAATGGGCGATTTAATCAAAAATCAGATGAAATAGCCACAATGTATACGAAACCCAGATGATTTCACACTCACACTCCCGGGATGAAAATTTATCTTCTCATGTTTTTTCACTTTTCCATTTGCCGATACTGATAAAAGCTGTGGAAAGTAGACTTTACGTGCTCTTTTGTGGTGGTTTAAACTCTGAATACGAAACTGTTTGGAATTTGCCTTGTGTTACACCCCTTTGTTGACCCTTCTAGCTTTGAAGGTGATCATGGACAGAAAAATGCTTTTTGACCAAGCTTATTCCACTTTCCATAGACTTCATTTTTAATTGGAGATGATTTTAATGGACGTTTTGCTTTCCCATTGTGCGGGTATGGACATTCATCAAAAGGAAATTGTCGTTTGTTCGCTCACTGGCAATCATGAGGATGCCACTGAAAAGGAGACCAAAACCTTTTCTACTTTAACTAAAAGTCTTTTTGAATTATTAAAGTGGTTAGAAGAAAAAGGAATCACTCACATCGCAATGGAAAGTACCGGGATCTATTGGAAGCCGATCTACAATATTCTGGAAGGCTCTTTCGATATTACGATTGCCAATGCCCAACGGATTAAGAATGTGCCCGGTCGTAAAACGGATGTTTCAGATGCAGAGTGGATTGCTAAACTACTTCGTCACGGATTAATCGAGAAGAGCTTCGTTCCCTCTCAGGACCTTCGGGAATTACGAAATCTAACTCGTTTACGTAAGAAATGGATTGGAAATTTAACGGCTGAAAAAAATAGGATTTCAAAAGTACTCGAGTGTTCAAATATTAAGCTTGGGTCTGTGATTTCCGACATATTTGGGGTTTCCGGGCGCAAACTGTTAAATCAATTAGTGGAAAAAGGGTATCTTGATTCGGCGGATGTTGATTCAACGATTCATCATTCTCTCCGAAAAAAAGCGAATACGATTACCGAATCTCTATTTGGAACACTCAATGAGCACCAAATGTTTATGATTAGAAGCTCTTGGAACCATATAGAATTCTTAGAAGAGTCCATTCAAGAACTAGAAGACAAGATCAACAATCTTCTTCTAGCTTATCAAGAGGAAAAAGAGATTCTGTTATCTATTCCAGGCATAAAGGAACATACAGCAGCTTGCATCCTAGCTGAAGTGGGAACAGATATGACACAATTCCCTTCTTCTAGACATTTAGCTTCATGGGCTGGAGTATCTCCAGAAAACAACGAAAGTGCAGGTGAAAAGAAAGGCACCAAGAGCGTACAAGGAACCCCACATATAAAAACCGCACTTTGTGAAGTAGCGTGGGCCATTTCAAGATCGAAGAAGACAGCCATGTCCTCCACTTTTTGGGCACTATCCGCTAGAAGAGGAAAGAAAAAAGCATTAATAGCCATCGCTCATAAGATTCTTAGAATTATTTACACGTTATTTCTCAATAAGCAAACCTTTTCAGAACCACGTTTAGCCAGCTAAGTCGCTCATTCATTCTATACTTAACGAGGTTGTGTTTTTTAAAAAATGGAGGGCACACCCTTATTTTTCTATGAACTTTTTTATTCATCCACTTTAAGAGCAAAAATTCCCTCATTGAAGAGTTTTGTACCATTGGCCTTTTGTTGTTTTTTATTTTCACAGAAAAAGAGCCTTTACAAAAGATAGAAAGACAAAAACAATAGATTCCTGACTGTAATGTGATAGTCTGTTGTTTGATTAACGGTGATTACATTCACAAGATTTTACCACTGTTCTTGAAGGGATTTACCAGGTTAAGCGAACATTATTGCCAGGGGTGCCGGGGGGCAGTTCTCAGAGGGAGCAATTGGAAATTTTGCGTCACAAAGGCACAACTAGCGTATAAATGCTAGTTGTGCCTTTGTTGTGTTGATCGGGTATTCACTACGGCAAAATTTTTGATTGCCAAAGAAGAAGGAAGTCGCGGTCCCTGGATATGAAATTTCAACCCTTGTTTATTCACTAAATTGTTTATTTTAGAAGAAGGATTTTATTGATTTGCGTCGAATGAATAATGGAATTTCAATTAAGTAGCCTTCTTGTGTTTGATTCACCACTTTATATAGTCATCACTATACTATATTTTACCTATATATCATTGGGATAAAGTTTTTTAAGCCATCGAGATTAGCGATTTCGTTCTTCCTCTGGCTCCTTTTCATAATGGAGGGATAGATTGACAGATAGCTTGTCCCTGCCAACGCATTGTAGAGCCACCACTCAAACTTATTGAGTAGTGGCTCTTTTACATTTTTTACTCGAGCCAAGGGGGCAGGTACCTTGGTTCCTTAGCAAGTTTAAATTCAAATAGGTGTACAGATCACTGTCCCCCTAGGTTACATGTTAAACAATCGCTTCTCTCAAATACAAAAACAATAACTTAATAGCATCAGAAACAATCCACACTCGGATCTTTTATCTCATAATCATACCGGAGGAACCGTCGCCTTGGCCACCAATCAATGCCAAACGCTCTGCTACGTCTTCTTCTGTTAAGCCATGCTCTTGAATATAGCGGTTTTCAGGACTCTTTCGGCATTCGTCCGAGCAGCTTCTCATATATTTATGCTCGTTATCTTCAGAGCATAGAATCTTTTTGTTGCATGGTGGATGAGCACAATTTACGTAGCGTTCACAAGGTTCACCTGTAAAGTAGTCTTTTCCGACGATTACATGCTCTGTTTGGTTCACAGGGACACCGATGCGTTCGTCGAATACGTAAAGTTGCCCGTCCCATAGTTGCCCTTTTACTTCAGGATCTTGACCATAGGTGACGATTCCACCATGAAGCTGTGCGACATCCTCAAAACCTTCTTTTACTAACCAACCTGAGAATTTTTCACAACGGATACCACCTGTACAATACGTAATGATTTTCTTGCCTTCTAATTTATCTTTATTATCACGAACCCAATTTGGAAGGTCGCGGAAGTTGCGGATATCCGGCTTCACGGCTCCTCTAAAGTGTCCTAAATCATATTCATAGTCGTTCCGTGCATCAAGAAGAATGGTGTCTTCTTGTTGAATCTGCTCGAAGAAATCTTTCGGAGCAAGATATTTACCTGTTACTTCATTTGGATTCACATCATCTTCAAGACGAAGGGTCACGAGTTCTGGACGATGCTTTACTTTTAATTTATTGAAAGCATGTTCATCTGCTTCATCGATTTTGAACACAGTGTCCGCAAAATGAGGATCCTGTCTCATCGCTTTCATATAAGCATCTGTCTGCTCAATTGTACCGGAGCATGTTCCATTGATTCCTTCAGATGAAATGAGGATTCTTCCTTTGAGTCCAAGCTCGTCGCACAGTTCTTTGTGCTGGGCCGTAACCTCCTCAGGATTTTCAATGGTTACATAGTTGTAATACAGTAGTACTCGATAATTTTTCATGATTATTTCCACCTGTCGATATATATTTGCAAGATATAATCTTAGGATTCTGTTCCTTATTACTCTTACGATGTTCTATTATAACAAGTTTTTTAAAGAAATGTATTATGTATGAATTTGAGCGGGGGAGGGAGTGTGAGGAAATAGTGGTGGAAACTGGGTTTTGGGAAAGGAAGGAGCTAAAGGTAGAGCATGTGAATTGAGTTAGAATGTAGGTGTTATATCAAGCGTGTTGATTAACCAATAATATCCATCACGACATTTCATCCCGTTCAATGGTGAGTAATCGCATCCCGAGCTGAAATTCACGACCAAATCCTCTATTTTCACCCCTTTACAACCGTATCTCTTTTTAAAAGGCTGTTTTCGCAAAGATTGTTGCTTTTCGCACCAGTCTATAAACGGTGAAATAGCTTTGTTTCGGGCATCAATTCGTCTATTTTTAATGGGAACCAACATGAAAATGGGCGATTTAATCAAAAACCAGATGAAATAGCCACAATATATACGAAGATATCACCGACTTTTCAGTTTTTATCACCAACTTCTCGAGATTTATCACCAACTATACAGATATATCATCGACTTCTCTTAAAATCTCATCAACTCACCCATTTACAATCGTTTTTCCCATCTCTATTTTTTCACAACGCTGTTTTCGCACCAGTCTATAAAATATGATATCGCTTTGATTCGGGCATCATTTCGTCTATTTTTAATACGAACCAACATGAAAATGGGCGATTTAATCAACACCCGTTGTATGATATTCAATTTTTATTTGCCACTATAATCACTAGCTACTCTTCTTTCATCGCTGTACGTCCCCTACTAACACATGGAATTAATTTGTGAAATTGGATACGGTTGAGCGGACGAAGGAATGTTGTGATAGGTGGAAATAAA from Bacillus sp. 2205SS5-2 includes these protein-coding regions:
- a CDS encoding DUF4405 domain-containing protein; translated protein: MKKNRFKFCFDLSIAITFILLYAPAVTSVAFHEIASILLGVALIIHLVLNKDWIIGMSKRIVSKKIKGKVLLSYLLNITLLLDMLIIMISGLLISEVIFPNLRYFTGINWLALHIISAILGLLIVGIHLGLHWNWIKQIGNQYTRFKKLLFFRKPSGKILLRLLLIIGTIFLLVQVFKLTYVTTEFFSDPVLEVDKSGGTEGHENHFSVILVGILPVFTIYACLLGSIAFYTNLFEKRTMNKKRKRTS
- a CDS encoding IS110 family transposase → MDVLLSHCAGMDIHQKEIVVCSLTGNHEDATEKETKTFSTLTKSLFELLKWLEEKGITHIAMESTGIYWKPIYNILEGSFDITIANAQRIKNVPGRKTDVSDAEWIAKLLRHGLIEKSFVPSQDLRELRNLTRLRKKWIGNLTAEKNRISKVLECSNIKLGSVISDIFGVSGRKLLNQLVEKGYLDSADVDSTIHHSLRKKANTITESLFGTLNEHQMFMIRSSWNHIEFLEESIQELEDKINNLLLAYQEEKEILLSIPGIKEHTAACILAEVGTDMTQFPSSRHLASWAGVSPENNESAGEKKGTKSVQGTPHIKTALCEVAWAISRSKKTAMSSTFWALSARRGKKKALIAIAHKILRIIYTLFLNKQTFSEPRLAS
- the trhO gene encoding oxygen-dependent tRNA uridine(34) hydroxylase TrhO → MKNYRVLLYYNYVTIENPEEVTAQHKELCDELGLKGRILISSEGINGTCSGTIEQTDAYMKAMRQDPHFADTVFKIDEADEHAFNKLKVKHRPELVTLRLEDDVNPNEVTGKYLAPKDFFEQIQQEDTILLDARNDYEYDLGHFRGAVKPDIRNFRDLPNWVRDNKDKLEGKKIITYCTGGIRCEKFSGWLVKEGFEDVAQLHGGIVTYGQDPEVKGQLWDGQLYVFDERIGVPVNQTEHVIVGKDYFTGEPCERYVNCAHPPCNKKILCSEDNEHKYMRSCSDECRKSPENRYIQEHGLTEEDVAERLALIGGQGDGSSGMIMR